In the genome of Sulfurimonas autotrophica DSM 16294, the window TCCTACTGCATGAATCATCTTACATTGCAGCGGTATTTTCTCCAAAAAGACGGGTTGCACTGGAATTTATAGATGAATTTGTAGAAGATTTCAAAGCATCGGCTCCAATATGGAAATATGATTTAAAGAATGGTGAGAGAGTCTATGCAAAAGACCGTTCCACAGCCATAAAAGGCAGTGGAATATTAGGAGTGAAACAATGAGTATAACAGGAACTGATTTTATCTCTTTTGAGACAAGTCAAAATATGCTGGAACTTTTACAAGTAAATAACCATCGTTATGAAAGAGTACCTTTAAGTGATGCTCTTGGCCGAGTTTTAGCACAGGATATTGTGGCTGAGTTTAATGACCCTCAATTTCCTACAGCCTCAATGGATGGTTATGCAGTGCGTCATGAAGATTTGCAAAAAGGCGAACTTATTGTCCTTGGGGATAATCCTGCAGGGCATGATGAAACACGTGTATTGTCTGAGGGTGAATCTATTAAGACTTTTACAGGTTCGATGATGCCTGCCGGAAGTGATACTTTAATTCAAATAGAAAATGTCACATATAACAATGGGAAGATTACTATTAATGAGCCGGTTGAACGAGCTAATGCGGTACGCCCTGTCGGTGAAGGTTACGCAGCAGGTGATGTTCTCATTAAAAAAGGTACGAAGATTGGTTTTGCCGAAATTGGTGTGATGGCAGGACTGAACCAAGTAATGGTAAAAGTGGCACTTCGTCCTCGTGTCGCTGTTATTGCAACAGGAAGCGAGATACTTGATTTGGGTGAGAATTCTGATAATCTTGCACAAATAAGAAGTTCAAACAACTACACACTTGCAGCGCTTTTTGAACAAGCCGGAGCAGAGGTTATACAGCTTGGAACTGCTCCTGATGACAGAGATGCGATTATGAGAACTTTTGAAAATGCTTTAGAGTCTGCAGATATTTTGGTGAGCACCGGTGGTGTAAGTGTCGGGGATTATGATTTTGTAAAAGATATTATTCCTCGTTTGGGTGCGGAAGTGGTATACAAAGGTGTCGGTATTAAGCCGGGACGTCATATCCTTGTTGCACAACGCGCTAATAAGTTTATTTTGGCACTGCCAGGCTTTGCATACTCTTCTACGGTGACAGCTATTTTATATGCGCTGCCGCTTATTGCAAAGATGCTTGGTAAAAAAGCGCCCTTTAAAACAGTTGCGGCAAAACTGCAGGAAGATTTTACAAAACGAAGCAGGTTTACCGAGTTTACGGCATGTAATATTGTTGTAGAAGACGGCGAATATTTTGTGAATTTTACCGGTAAAAAAGTCGGGAGTTCAGCGATACTTACAAATATGCTTGATAATTCTGCTTTAATGATTGCGGGTGAAGATGACAAGTTTTTAGAAGCGGGCACCTATGTAAATGTAATACTTTTGGAGTCTTTTTAATGCAAGCGCTCAATATAAATCATAAAACACAAGAAGTAAAAGAGCTTGATATTACAATGGCGGCAAATACCGTGTACACTTTTTTCAGCTCCATATTGATTGATGAACTCTCAAGTCTAAAAGAGCATATTATATATACAGATGCAAATGCTCTGAGTGAGAAAAAAATGCCTTTTTTTATAGGAGAACAACTTATTTTAGGCGATGCTTTGATTCTTGGCAGAGAAGATTTTGATGATGTGGATGTAGAGATTACCAAAGAGGAATTACGCTCACTGATAAACCCGAATGTCAATGAATTTTATAAAGAAATTTTGGATTTAATTGCCGATACGGATGTGAATTTATACAGAACTTTTACAGTGGAAAAAAACGGTGAAAAAATTGCCCTGAACATAGAATGGGTTCTTTATACTTTTAATATTGCCGATGAGCGAACGAAAGAGTACTTTATAAATGAACTGAAAAAAACACTTGAAGCGAAAGAGAATGTTGCAGATTACATGCAAAAAATGGCACAACTTGCTATGAATGCGGCAGGCTAATCAATGGTACTTGTAACGGGCGGAGTGGAATATATAGGTTCTCATACCTGTATGAAGAAACACCAGTTTGACTTTTCCAAGAACAGAATACTTTATAATTTTGTCAAAGTATCTGTACGATATTTTACCATGTTATACCACGCTGCTTATGACGGATATTTTTTAAGCTGTTGTAAATAGCATTGAGAGTATTGGATTCTTTTAATAATGATGTTACAGGAACAAAATTATACTGAAAAGCAATTATTTATGGACTTTGTTGAGATTTTTTCTTTTTTTAATACTCCATCTCATAGTTCCAGTGATACCTAATAAAATAAGAGCTATTGCTGCAAAGTCATTGATCCATCCCCACCAAGAACTAAAGAATGTGCCATCGTGTAGTGTGAGCAAAAGTGTGTAAAGTGTTATGTCATGAAATTGAGGTAGATAAAATCCTTTTTGCATACTTGAAAAATATCTTACTTCCTTATCTTTAACTAAAATATCACGAAACATATGCGGAGTATCTGGTAGAAGATAAAATTTATTATCTTTATATATTCTATTAGGAGCTCCCATACCACTTACATACAATATTCCATCTCTTCGTATCATCTTATAGGCAAGCCCTCTGTTCTCAAGTCTCCAATTCTTAAGATTTGTACTTTTATAAATACCATAACGATTGCCTATTCTATAAGTTTTTCCATCAAAATCAACAGACCATATATCACTACGAAGCGAATTATATATTGGTGGGAGTGTGGAGTGAGGAATTTTTACTGAATTCATAAATTTTGCTAACCCTGAGGAATGGTCCAAAAATATTCCCGTAACAGATAGAATGAAAAGTGGAATAATCGCAATAATTGCGAAAATATTTGCATGTGTTTTAATGAGCTTTCTTGATATTTGAGGGTACTTTTTTCGTTTGATTAAAAACCAAATCATATATCCACTTAATGACAAAAATGCAAGAACAAGTGCCCCATAGTCGTTAATAAGTAGTGAAATACCTCCATCAAAAAGTCCTCGTCCATAGTGCAGGTCTCGCACTAAACGAGAAAGCTTTATATCTTCTTTTAATGCTTCTTTTGTAATTTTAACAATTGTCTCATTTGAAATTTGCAAATTATTTTTATCAATTGTGACAAGTTTTTCTTTATCAAGTACGGCTACTAACTGCTTTTTAGAAACACTTAGTGCAGTAATATATTCTCCTTGAAGTGCTACTCTTTTCAAGTGCTTAAAATTGTAACTATAAATTCCATCAGATGTAGCAAGATAGAGTATGCTTTTATCAGGAATGATTGATAAAATTTGTAAGTTTGATATATTTGAAAATTTTTTTCCACCATTAAAACTTTCAAATAGACCACGGTATCCACCAACTAAAATATGTTGTGCATTTTCTTTATCTTTATAATAGGCATTAAAAAGTCTTTTTTCAGAACTTTTTATTTGTGATGGCACACTACTAAAAGTAGTAGTGTAAAGAAAACTCCATTTATCATGATCAAGAAAAAAACCGCTGACAGAAAGGATAAGGAGAATAATTCCAGCACTTATTCCTGATATTTTATGGAGTTTATATATTTTTACCATTTATACTCTAAACCCGCATAAAAACTTCTAGGATCAGCAGGAGTATAATCCTCTTTACCGTAAGCATAACGAGCATTTGTAGCATACTTTTTATCTGTAATATTTGTTATTTTTGTGAAAATTCTTAATTTTTTAGAGTATACATAATCAGCTTTTAAATTACCAATACTATAACCATTGTATTTGTCAACTGTATGAGCATCATCCATCCAGTAAGAACCTACATATTGCCATTCAGCCATAACTTTTAGCCCTTTTAGATATGCTGGAATATAAAAAAGTCTTGCATTTGCAAGTGTATTTGGGGCACCAGATATTTCATTATTGCCGAGACTTGGATCGTTATCATAATTGTGTTTGGAGTATGAGTAGCTCACACTGCTTTCGAACTCTTTTGTTATTTCAGATTTTAATGATGCTTCTATACCTTTATGTATACTTGCTCCACCATTTCTGTATCCACCAGTAGTAGCATCTCTCACGATAGTATCATCTATTGTCATATAATATGCGGCTAATTCAAGAAAAGATTTTTTGGAAAAATTTTTTTTCAAACCTATCTCATAAGTATTTGATTTTTCTGCATCAAGATTAATGTTTTCATATCCGACTTTTACTGAATACAATCGTGTAGCTTGTGGAATTCTAAACCCGTTAGCATAACGAACATACAAATTTAAGTCTTGTTGTGGCATATAAGAGAGTGCAAGTTTTGGACTCAGATGATTATATGAATCTTTTCGACTTGCAGGACGATAGTATGTGTTTGAGCTGTCCGTTGAGTTTGGAGCTAGATTATTAGTATAATCATAGCTATTGTAATCATATCTCAATCCTGGACTTAACTTAAGTTGTTTTGTTATCATATAATCGATATGAACATAAGGTGCAATAGCTAAATAATTTACACCATAGTCATAAAGTGCACCTGCCATATATGTTTTTGCACCCCATCCTGAAGTTGTTACATCAAAATCTTGATTATATTTGAGTGATGATTTTGTATATTCACTATCAAATCCAAAAACTACTTTTCCCCACTTTTGCTCATAAGTGTTCCTCTGTAAAAAACCTAGAGTATAAAGTTCATTATCATTACTTGGAAGATTTTTTTCCCATGTTGCTACATATCTATTTCTATTGTATCTAACATACGGTGTCATAGTTATTTCTAAAGCATTATATGAGTAGTTATTAAACTCTGCACTTATTTTTGCATAATCAAACTTTCGTTTTACATCAGTTTTTTCTAGGGCTGTAAAATAGTTTGAATCATCGCTAGCTGATGTTGAACTATTTTCAATATTTGTATAATCATTAAAGCTATCTGCTTGCTCAGCTTCAGTTTTTGAAAAGTTAAAGAGAATTTTTACCTCGTTGTCATCGTTTATGGTATGGTCATAACGGATATTTGCTTCTGCACGGTTAGATTTTGTATGGTCTCTCCAACCGTTGCTGTGCATATAAGAAGCATTTGCACGATAAGCATTGTCTTTATCTATAGTATTACTTATCTCTACTGAACCAGAACCATATCCATAACTGCCAGCCATACCTTTAACAGAAACTTCTTTAGTTTTTGAAGGAGTCTTTGTAGATTCGACATTGATAACTGCTGCTACAGCATCAGAACCATAAAGAGCAGTTCCTGCTCCCTTTAGAACCTCGACAGAAGAGGCAGATTGAAAAGTTGTATAGGCTAAACCATTATGGTTGAAAAATCCACTTGATTGCACAGGAATACCATCTTGCATAAAAAGATAATAAGGTTCTGTGCCCATA includes:
- a CDS encoding PepSY domain-containing protein; protein product: MVKIYKLHKISGISAGIILLILSVSGFFLDHDKWSFLYTTTFSSVPSQIKSSEKRLFNAYYKDKENAQHILVGGYRGLFESFNGGKKFSNISNLQILSIIPDKSILYLATSDGIYSYNFKHLKRVALQGEYITALSVSKKQLVAVLDKEKLVTIDKNNLQISNETIVKITKEALKEDIKLSRLVRDLHYGRGLFDGGISLLINDYGALVLAFLSLSGYMIWFLIKRKKYPQISRKLIKTHANIFAIIAIIPLFILSVTGIFLDHSSGLAKFMNSVKIPHSTLPPIYNSLRSDIWSVDFDGKTYRIGNRYGIYKSTNLKNWRLENRGLAYKMIRRDGILYVSGMGAPNRIYKDNKFYLLPDTPHMFRDILVKDKEVRYFSSMQKGFYLPQFHDITLYTLLLTLHDGTFFSSWWGWINDFAAIALILLGITGTMRWSIKKRKNLNKVHK
- a CDS encoding TonB-dependent receptor, producing the protein MKKSILGLSLIVSALLADSVVEIAPISVTATGIDENVIEQPLSIATKDEKEIKLDQVIFQKDLLNSLSGVRIEQTGSVIGHMTSIRMPMGTEPYYLFMQDGIPVQSSGFFNHNGLAYTTFQSASSVEVLKGAGTALYGSDAVAAVINVESTKTPSKTKEVSVKGMAGSYGYGSGSVEISNTIDKDNAYRANASYMHSNGWRDHTKSNRAEANIRYDHTINDDNEVKILFNFSKTEAEQADSFNDYTNIENSSTSASDDSNYFTALEKTDVKRKFDYAKISAEFNNYSYNALEITMTPYVRYNRNRYVATWEKNLPSNDNELYTLGFLQRNTYEQKWGKVVFGFDSEYTKSSLKYNQDFDVTTSGWGAKTYMAGALYDYGVNYLAIAPYVHIDYMITKQLKLSPGLRYDYNSYDYTNNLAPNSTDSSNTYYRPASRKDSYNHLSPKLALSYMPQQDLNLYVRYANGFRIPQATRLYSVKVGYENINLDAEKSNTYEIGLKKNFSKKSFLELAAYYMTIDDTIVRDATTGGYRNGGASIHKGIEASLKSEITKEFESSVSYSYSKHNYDNDPSLGNNEISGAPNTLANARLFYIPAYLKGLKVMAEWQYVGSYWMDDAHTVDKYNGYSIGNLKADYVYSKKLRIFTKITNITDKKYATNARYAYGKEDYTPADPRSFYAGLEYKW
- the glp gene encoding gephyrin-like molybdotransferase Glp; translated protein: MSITGTDFISFETSQNMLELLQVNNHRYERVPLSDALGRVLAQDIVAEFNDPQFPTASMDGYAVRHEDLQKGELIVLGDNPAGHDETRVLSEGESIKTFTGSMMPAGSDTLIQIENVTYNNGKITINEPVERANAVRPVGEGYAAGDVLIKKGTKIGFAEIGVMAGLNQVMVKVALRPRVAVIATGSEILDLGENSDNLAQIRSSNNYTLAALFEQAGAEVIQLGTAPDDRDAIMRTFENALESADILVSTGGVSVGDYDFVKDIIPRLGAEVVYKGVGIKPGRHILVAQRANKFILALPGFAYSSTVTAILYALPLIAKMLGKKAPFKTVAAKLQEDFTKRSRFTEFTACNIVVEDGEYFVNFTGKKVGSSAILTNMLDNSALMIAGEDDKFLEAGTYVNVILLESF